The Chrysemys picta bellii isolate R12L10 chromosome 12, ASM1138683v2, whole genome shotgun sequence genome has a segment encoding these proteins:
- the LOC101935443 gene encoding zinc finger protein RFP-like — MAAETPLESLQEEASCSICLEYFTEPVTLECGHNFCRACIGQCWVGSTTATSCPQCRETVQQRNLRPNRQLANVVEIAKRLSLQATKGTGGDGVCGEHQEALKLFCEEDQTPICVICRESRAHRAHTVVLIQEAAQEYKENIQAHLKTLREEREKLWGFHVTGEGKRQEYLKQIQTERQKIVSEFQQLRQFLEEQERLLLAQLEKLDEEIVRIQNENVSKLSEQISRLNELISELEGKCQKPASEFLQDVRSTLSRWEKGKFQQPEEISPELEERVSGFSQKTIALLEALRKFKDTLPSALERKRGKPLGTHRQANVILDPDTVYPQLVLSEDRKSVRWGDTRQDLPNNPERFDTVFCVLGCEGFTSGRHCWEVEVGDRRFWAVGVARESVRRKGRISHNPEGGIWAVECWWGGRFQALTSPVTPLPLSRVPSRIRVCLDCDRGQVTFINAGDEAPIFTFLPGSIPGERIRPWFWVWLGSQLRLCP, encoded by the exons ATGGCTGCGGAGACCCCTTTGGAAAGTCTCCAGGAGGAAGCTTCATGTTCCATCTGTCTGGAGTATTTCACAGAACCTGTCACTCTGgagtgtgggcacaatttctgccgagcctgcatTGGCCAGTGCTGGGTGGGATCCACTACAGCCacctcctgccctcagtgcagagaaactgtgcaacagagaaacctcaggcccaacaggcagctggcaaatgtTGTAGAAATAGCCAAACGGCTGAGTTTACAGGCAACAAAGGGaacaggaggggatggggtgtgtggggaacaccaggaggctctgaaactgttctgtgaagaggatcaaacccccatctgtgtgATCTGCAGAGAGTCCCGGGCTCACCGTGCTCACACTGTGGTTCTCATACAGGAAgctgcccaggagtacaag GAAAATATTCAGGCCCATTTGAAGACTCtgcgggaagagagagaaaagctgtggGGATTTCATGTGACTGGAGAGGGGAAACGCCAGGAGTATCTG AAACAAATACAaaccgagaggcagaagattgtgtctgaatttcagcaactgcggcagttcctggaggaacaagagcgactcctgctggcccagctggagaagctggacGAGGAGATTGTGAGGATCCAGAATGAAAATGTCAGTAAACTCTCCGAGCAGATTTCCCGTCTCAATGAGCTGATCagtgagctggaggggaagtgtcagaagccagcaagtgaattcctgcag gATGTCAGAAGCACCTTGAGCAG gtgggagaaggggaagttccagcagccagaggagatTTCTCCTGAACTGGAAGAGCGAGTCAGTGGTTTCTCCCAGAAAACTATTGCGCTATTAGAGGCTCTGAGGAAGTTCAAAG ACACTCTGCCGTCTGCACTGGAGAGAAAAAGAGGGAAACCACTAGGCACGCACAGACAGG cgaaTGTGattctggatccagacacagtTTATCCCCAactcgtcctgtctgaggatcggaaaagtgtgagatggggagacacacggcaggatctgcccaacaaccctgagagatttgacactgtgttctgtgtgctgggctgtgagggattcacgtcggggagacattgctgggaggtggaggtgggggataggcgattctgggctgtgggggtggccagagaatctgtgaggaggaagggacgGATCAGCCATAACcctgagggggggatctgggctgtggagtGCTGGTGGGGGGGTCGGTtccaggctctcacctcccctgtgacccccctgcccctgagccgggtccccagcaggatccgggtttgtctggactgtgaccgggggcaggtgacatttatcaatgctggtgacgaggccccgatcttcactttcctgccaggctccatccctggggagagaatccgaccctggTTCTGGGtgtggctgggatcccagctcagactgtgtccctga